A stretch of the Neptunomonas phycophila genome encodes the following:
- a CDS encoding hydroxymethylglutaryl-CoA synthase, whose amino-acid sequence MSSVVGIDQISFHTSNHFFDLRSLAEHQETDPNKYYEGIGQEKMGMAAHDEDIVTMAAEAAYPLVQGDDSAAISSLLFATETGIDQSKAAGIYVHRLLGLSNNCRVVELKQACFSATAALQMACALVARQPEKKVLVIASDIARYELNTPGEATQGCGAVAMLVTANPRLVEIDPEVGNHVEDVMDFWRPNYRKTALVDGKYSTKIYLRSLKRAWENFQAVSSLNFNDFSHFCYHLPFSRMAQKAHQHLAKVNKTTLTPEQLEAQIADTLVYNRIIGNSYTASMYIGLASLLENSAENLAGQRIGFFSYGSGSVAEYFSGKVVSGYEAHLFTADHAALLQARQPLSYEEYIHLYHAPDPTDGGEHVIPVSTKGRFRLASISHHKREYVAL is encoded by the coding sequence ATGTCATCAGTTGTTGGTATAGATCAAATTAGTTTCCATACCTCAAATCATTTTTTTGATTTGAGAAGCTTGGCTGAGCACCAAGAAACCGATCCGAATAAGTACTATGAAGGGATCGGCCAAGAAAAAATGGGTATGGCCGCCCACGATGAAGATATCGTAACGATGGCTGCTGAGGCCGCTTACCCTCTTGTACAAGGGGATGATTCGGCTGCTATTTCTAGTTTGTTATTCGCCACGGAAACGGGGATTGATCAATCGAAGGCCGCTGGTATTTATGTACATCGGTTATTGGGTTTATCAAATAACTGTCGTGTAGTTGAGCTTAAGCAAGCATGCTTCAGCGCAACGGCTGCATTGCAAATGGCATGTGCACTTGTCGCTCGGCAACCAGAAAAGAAAGTGTTGGTCATAGCGTCGGATATTGCTCGTTATGAGCTAAACACGCCGGGCGAGGCTACACAAGGTTGTGGCGCTGTGGCTATGTTGGTGACGGCTAACCCTCGGTTAGTCGAGATTGATCCAGAAGTGGGCAATCATGTCGAAGACGTAATGGATTTTTGGCGGCCTAACTACCGAAAAACAGCGTTAGTAGACGGTAAGTACTCGACCAAAATTTATCTACGATCATTAAAGCGCGCATGGGAAAACTTCCAAGCGGTTAGTTCGTTAAATTTTAATGACTTTAGCCACTTTTGTTATCATTTGCCGTTTAGTCGAATGGCGCAAAAAGCGCATCAGCATCTCGCGAAAGTGAATAAAACGACGCTAACGCCAGAGCAGCTAGAAGCACAAATTGCTGACACCCTTGTATATAACCGGATCATCGGTAACAGCTACACGGCGTCCATGTATATTGGTTTGGCCTCATTGCTAGAAAATTCTGCTGAAAATTTAGCCGGTCAGCGTATAGGTTTCTTTAGTTATGGCTCAGGCAGTGTGGCCGAGTATTTTTCCGGTAAAGTAGTGTCTGGCTATGAAGCGCATTTGTTCACGGCTGACCATGCGGCATTATTGCAAGCACGACAGCCGCTAAGCTATGAAGAGTATATTCATTTATATCACGCACCAGATCCAACGGACGGTGGTGAACATGTCATTCCGGTGTCAACCAAGGGACGTTTTCGTTTGGCATCGATCTCACATCATAAACGTGAATATGTAGCGCTCTAA
- the fni gene encoding type 2 isopentenyl-diphosphate Delta-isomerase yields MIDQTNDRKIEHIRAFDVDPDIERNGRYFDRIRLIHRGFPEIDLSAVDTSIEFLGKRLSFPLLISSMTGGNHELVRTINRNLAVAAEHCQVALAVGSQRVMFSDPEAAESFDLRKYAPTTPLIANVGAVQLNYGFSAQQCQAAVDVLQADALYLHLNPLQEAVQPEGDTNFANIARLVADVVANLDVPVLLKEVGSGLMPADIELGLQSGVRHFDVAGTGGTSWSRIEQHRRQSTGDGLGYTFQDWGVPTPVALRMAKPYLDRATLISSGGLRDGIDMVKSVILGASLCGAAAPFLKPAMESAEAVITVIERLRKEFVTAMFLLGMPDVVSLFGNEQLILEER; encoded by the coding sequence ATGATCGATCAGACGAATGATCGTAAAATAGAGCATATCAGGGCGTTTGATGTAGACCCCGATATCGAGCGTAATGGTAGGTATTTTGATCGCATTAGGCTCATTCATCGTGGGTTTCCCGAAATAGACTTGTCCGCTGTGGACACGAGTATTGAATTTTTAGGTAAACGCCTTAGTTTCCCGTTGTTAATATCGTCTATGACGGGAGGAAATCATGAGCTCGTGCGTACGATTAATCGAAATTTGGCCGTGGCAGCTGAACATTGCCAAGTAGCGTTAGCGGTGGGTTCGCAGCGGGTTATGTTTTCGGATCCTGAAGCGGCTGAGAGTTTTGATTTACGTAAATATGCCCCTACGACTCCCTTAATTGCTAACGTTGGGGCAGTGCAATTAAATTATGGGTTTAGCGCGCAACAGTGCCAAGCGGCTGTTGATGTGTTGCAAGCCGATGCATTGTATTTGCACCTAAACCCTCTTCAAGAAGCCGTTCAGCCTGAAGGGGATACTAACTTTGCAAATATTGCCCGTTTAGTGGCCGACGTTGTTGCAAATTTAGATGTTCCAGTACTGTTAAAAGAAGTTGGTTCGGGGTTAATGCCGGCAGATATTGAGCTTGGTCTACAATCGGGGGTACGCCATTTTGATGTGGCTGGCACCGGTGGGACATCTTGGAGTCGTATTGAACAGCATCGCCGGCAAAGTACAGGTGATGGATTAGGGTATACGTTTCAGGACTGGGGGGTTCCAACCCCTGTTGCCCTGCGGATGGCAAAACCCTATTTAGATAGAGCGACTTTGATATCAAGTGGTGGTCTCAGAGATGGGATTGATATGGTGAAGTCTGTTATACTCGGCGCCTCTTTATGTGGCGCTGCGGCACCGTTTTTAAAGCCGGCAATGGAATCAGCAGAGGCGGTTATCACTGTGATTGAGCGTCTAAGAAAAGAGTTTGTCACAGCTATGTTTTTGCTGGGAATGCCGGATGTAGTTTCGCTGTTTGGGAATGAACAATTGATCCTTGAAGAGCGTTAA
- a CDS encoding hydroxymethylglutaryl-CoA reductase, whose protein sequence is MKAHKILQAPVPMRWVGPIKISGHILNEKISVPLATYETPLWHSVGRGARVSSLTDGIKTTIVDERMSRSILLEANDAFEAFQAVESIKARQPEIQAVVSGSSRFAVLLDIHSQIVGNLIYLRFEFKTGDASGHNMVTNAADRIIPWVLEAYPELRYSSISGNYCSDKKATAVNGILGRGKNVISEIVIPRELCERRLLTTPEKIVDLNIKKNLIGTMIAGGLRSANAHYANMLLAFYLATGQDAANIIEGSQGVVHAEVRDDDLYFSCTLPNLIVGTVGNGKGLTFVEENLTKLGCKEAREPGENSRRLAAICAATVLCGELSLLAAQTNPGELMEAHIKLERQ, encoded by the coding sequence ATGAAAGCACATAAAATTTTACAAGCCCCCGTGCCTATGCGTTGGGTGGGGCCAATTAAGATCTCGGGTCACATCCTTAACGAAAAAATCAGTGTGCCTTTGGCAACATATGAGACTCCTTTGTGGCACTCGGTAGGGCGCGGAGCGCGTGTTTCGTCTTTAACCGATGGGATTAAAACAACTATTGTGGATGAGCGTATGTCGCGCTCTATCCTGCTGGAAGCTAATGATGCATTTGAAGCATTTCAGGCGGTAGAGTCTATTAAAGCTCGCCAGCCTGAAATTCAGGCGGTGGTATCTGGTTCTAGCCGCTTTGCTGTTTTATTAGATATACACAGCCAGATTGTTGGTAACCTAATTTATCTAAGGTTTGAGTTCAAAACCGGTGATGCTTCTGGCCACAACATGGTAACCAATGCGGCTGATCGGATAATTCCTTGGGTGTTAGAGGCATATCCTGAGTTACGTTATTCATCCATTTCTGGCAACTATTGTTCTGATAAGAAGGCAACGGCCGTTAATGGTATTTTGGGGCGTGGCAAAAATGTGATCTCGGAGATTGTTATTCCGCGTGAACTGTGTGAAAGACGCCTGCTAACAACGCCAGAAAAAATAGTTGATCTGAATATCAAGAAAAACTTGATCGGCACTATGATTGCTGGTGGATTGCGCAGTGCGAATGCTCACTATGCCAATATGCTGTTAGCTTTCTATTTAGCGACCGGTCAAGATGCTGCTAATATCATCGAAGGTTCACAAGGTGTTGTGCACGCAGAAGTACGCGATGACGATCTGTATTTTTCTTGCACCTTGCCTAATCTTATTGTTGGTACAGTAGGTAATGGTAAAGGGCTAACTTTCGTTGAAGAAAATTTGACAAAGCTAGGCTGCAAAGAAGCGCGCGAGCCAGGTGAAAACTCACGCCGGTTAGCCGCGATTTGTGCTGCTACTGTGTTATGTGGCGAGCTTTCTCTTTTAGCTGCTCAAACTAATCCTGGCGAGCTGATGGAAGCCCATATTAAATTGGAGCGTCAATGA
- a CDS encoding TolC family outer membrane protein: MVVKRTLLALAVGMSFVLPVQAVELDQVVTQAVLSNPDVKSVMNARNAIYEEINQAKGGFYPRIDIAAGIGYEWTDTVSIDDVELKRREASFSIDQMLFDGFLTDSEVDRHSARLESSNHRLREVAEETALESSRAYLEVLKRKELLSQAKETLYNHVRVYDQIKRRTESGLGTLASNQQAEGRLALAEVNVLTAENNLLDAEATFQRVTGEVAPEVMDFPLVDQAIMPATSDEAVKRALEKHPTILLADSDVEAARAQYESARSLLYPTLNFEVDRNWNNNIDGVRGDNEDLTAMFRLRYNLYNGGSDKARVRQTHHQINEAREIQASAKRQTLESIELSWGAYEILKRQLEYLEKHVVASTQTRDSYFKQFNIGQRSLLDLLDTENEVFSSKNAYISAKYDFVIAQYRLLSGMGEILDMLQVDVAPLASTEFSDYRTDLK; this comes from the coding sequence GTGGTCGTTAAAAGGACGTTATTAGCACTAGCTGTTGGCATGAGTTTTGTCTTGCCCGTTCAAGCTGTAGAGCTTGATCAAGTGGTGACTCAAGCAGTGCTATCTAATCCTGATGTGAAATCTGTCATGAATGCGCGTAATGCAATTTATGAAGAGATTAACCAGGCAAAAGGTGGTTTTTACCCGCGTATTGATATAGCCGCTGGCATTGGTTACGAGTGGACAGATACAGTATCCATTGATGATGTAGAGCTTAAGCGAAGGGAAGCCAGTTTTAGTATTGACCAAATGCTATTTGATGGCTTTTTGACTGATAGTGAAGTCGATCGCCACTCCGCAAGATTAGAATCAAGCAACCACCGTTTACGTGAGGTTGCTGAAGAGACGGCTTTAGAGTCATCTCGTGCTTATTTAGAAGTACTAAAGCGCAAAGAGTTGCTGAGCCAAGCAAAAGAAACGCTTTACAACCATGTGCGGGTTTACGATCAAATCAAACGACGCACGGAGTCAGGTTTAGGAACGTTGGCATCTAACCAGCAAGCCGAAGGTCGTTTGGCTTTGGCTGAGGTTAATGTGTTAACCGCTGAAAATAATCTGCTTGATGCAGAGGCTACGTTTCAGCGTGTTACCGGAGAAGTGGCTCCGGAAGTGATGGATTTTCCGCTAGTTGATCAAGCAATTATGCCGGCTACCTCGGACGAAGCTGTTAAGCGTGCCCTAGAAAAGCACCCAACAATTCTGCTTGCCGATTCGGACGTGGAAGCGGCTCGTGCACAGTATGAATCCGCGCGCAGTCTATTGTATCCAACGTTGAACTTTGAAGTGGATCGGAACTGGAACAACAACATTGATGGTGTTCGTGGTGACAATGAAGATCTAACAGCGATGTTCCGATTACGCTACAACTTATACAACGGCGGTTCAGACAAAGCGCGTGTGCGTCAAACGCACCATCAAATTAATGAAGCGCGTGAGATCCAAGCCAGTGCTAAGCGTCAAACGCTAGAGAGTATCGAGTTGTCGTGGGGAGCCTATGAGATCCTTAAACGTCAATTAGAGTACTTAGAGAAGCACGTAGTAGCGAGTACGCAAACACGTGATTCATACTTCAAGCAGTTCAATATAGGTCAGCGTTCTCTGCTTGACTTACTGGATACTGAAAATGAAGTGTTCTCCTCTAAAAATGCTTACATATCTGCAAAATACGATTTTGTAATTGCACAATATCGCTTGCTTAGTGGTATGGGTGAGATTTTAGATATGTTGCAAGTTGATGTGGCTCCATTAGCGTCAACGGAGTTTAGCGATTACCGCACTGATTTGAAATAA